The following coding sequences lie in one Prevotella sp. oral taxon 299 str. F0039 genomic window:
- a CDS encoding glycosyltransferase family 1 protein, producing MRILLLGEYSNVHTTLSKVLKQRGHEVLLISNGDFWKNYPRDIDLSRRYTKWGGLLYWLKVIMLLPRLRNFDIVQIINPMFLELKAQRIFPIYNYLKKHNKRIVLCAMGMDHYWVDSCTNHKHLRYSDFNIHDKVRTNKDAIAEQADWLNTPKETLNKHIAHTCDAIVSGLYEYWATYQLYFPQKNIFIPFPIPIETQPEEIGAFHYPLRIFIGISKNRHEYKGTDIMLKAAKAIANKYPSKVILHEVKGVPFNEYQQIMNGSDIILDQLYSYTPAMNGLLAMSKGIICVGGGEPENYNILNENTLKPIINVEPNYESVETALEELVLAPDKIQKLKEDSIHYVEKHHDENKVAKQYEDLYWRLLRA from the coding sequence ATGAGAATATTATTATTGGGCGAATATAGCAATGTGCATACAACTCTTTCTAAGGTATTAAAACAACGTGGACACGAAGTTCTTTTAATTTCAAATGGTGATTTCTGGAAGAACTATCCACGTGATATTGACCTCAGTAGGCGATATACTAAATGGGGAGGACTACTTTATTGGTTAAAGGTAATAATGCTTTTGCCTCGTTTACGCAACTTCGATATTGTTCAAATCATCAATCCTATGTTCCTAGAGTTAAAGGCTCAACGCATCTTTCCTATTTATAATTATCTTAAAAAGCATAACAAACGCATTGTTCTTTGTGCCATGGGAATGGATCATTATTGGGTTGATTCCTGCACGAATCATAAACATTTAAGATATAGCGACTTTAATATTCACGACAAGGTACGTACTAATAAAGATGCAATAGCAGAACAAGCAGACTGGCTTAACACCCCTAAAGAAACACTAAACAAGCATATTGCCCATACATGCGACGCAATTGTTAGTGGATTATACGAGTATTGGGCTACCTATCAACTTTATTTTCCTCAAAAAAATATATTTATCCCCTTTCCTATTCCTATTGAAACACAACCCGAAGAGATAGGGGCTTTTCATTATCCTTTAAGGATATTTATTGGAATAAGTAAAAATCGACACGAATATAAGGGTACAGACATAATGTTAAAAGCCGCAAAAGCAATAGCAAATAAATATCCTTCTAAGGTTATTTTGCACGAGGTGAAAGGTGTTCCCTTTAATGAATATCAGCAAATTATGAACGGGAGTGATATTATTCTTGACCAATTATATAGTTATACTCCTGCAATGAATGGACTTTTAGCTATGAGTAAGGGGATAATATGTGTAGGTGGAGGCGAGCCTGAGAATTATAATATCTTGAATGAAAACACTTTAAAACCTATTATAAATGTTGAACCAAACTATGAAAGTGTTGAAACTGCACTCGAAGAGCTTGTTCTTGCACCCGACAAAATTCAGAAATTAAAAGAAGATAGTATTCATTATGTTGAGAAACATCACGATGAAAATAAAGTTGCGAAGCAATACGAAGACCTTTATTGGCGACTTCTAAGAGCCTAA